In Plasmodium coatneyi strain Hackeri chromosome 3, complete sequence, a genomic segment contains:
- a CDS encoding Cell cycle control protein cwf15 translates to MTTAHRPTWYNAIGGENQGGNRKVSQTAKVCSRDLPGHTKMKTRDLSDYVEDKEVIRNNLLQLEGGATDNDNSHRLLAIENIKKLTNHDYTNPFPEDEDDEVEEEWKSRRRKKGQKAKRKDIAPRGAKADSQEGSQEGDQSSDISEDHSGSSDDPSDDSSEDESEDEEEKELLRELENLKREKMEKERQEKLEQERLQSRKNNVLTNNPLINLEDNSDNEEGEGLSRKRKWTEEAIFRNTCEKKEKKITFINDTVRTAFHKKFLFKYIH, encoded by the exons ATGACGACCGCACACAGACCCACATGGTACAACGCCATCGGGGGGGAAAACCAAG GTGGCAACCGCAAGGTGAGCCAAACCGCCAAGGTCTGCAGCAGGGACCTGCCAGGGCACACCAAAATGAAGACCAGGGACCTCAGTGACTACGTGGAGGACAAGGAAGTGATCAGGAACAACCTCCTTCAGCTCGAAGGTGGAGCTACCGACAACGACAACAGCCACAGGCTCCTAGCCATcgagaatataaaaaaactCACCAACCATGATTACACCAACCCGTTTCCCGAAGACGAGGATGATGAAGTGGAGGAGGAGTGGAAGTCACGCAGGCGTAAAAAGGGCCAAAAGGCCAAACGGAAGGACATAGCGCCGCGTGGCGCGAAGGCAGACTCACAGGAAGGCAGTCAAGAGGGTGATCAGTCAAGTGACATTTCAGAAGACCACTCAGGTTCATCGGATGACCCTTCGGATGATTCCTCTGAAGACGAATCGGAGGacgaggaggagaaggaactgCTCAGGGAGCTCGAAAACCTGAAACGAGAGAAAATGGAGAAGGAGCGACAGGAGAAGCTGGAGCAGGAACGTCTgcaaagcagaaaaaacaatGTGCTCACCAACAACCCACTCATAAACCTGGAGGACAATAGTGACAATGAGGAGGGCGAAGGTCTGAGCAGGAAGCGAAAGTGGACCGAGGAGGCCATCTTCCGAAACACCTgtgagaagaaggagaaaaaaatcaccttCATTAATGACACCGTACGCACAGCCTTCCATAAGAAGTTTCTCTTTAAGTATATTCACTGA
- a CDS encoding Obg-like ATPase 1: MAPKKKEEEQKVLLGRPKNTLKMGLVGLPNVGKSTTFNVLTKLNIPAENYPFCTIEPHEAKVTVEDERFDWLVSHFKPKSNVHAYLSIFDIAGLVKNAHLGEGLGNNFLSNIAAVDGIYHVVRAFENEDIIHTEGNINPVRDMEIINSELIYKDINHCEKNLEEVTKVLNRNKKDKVKQNEHDVLTTVLSFLKEHKWIKDGNWKSSEVEVINEYNFLTAKPVVYLVNMSEADFIRQKNKHLAKIYNWVQEKNKGTIIPYCADMELKLLSMSEDEKKNYFEENKIKQSMLSKIVKTGYYEINLIHFFTCGPDEVKCWTIRKGTKAPQAAGVIHTDFEKGFICAEVYKYTDLVEFKSESEVKANGKYLQKGKDYVVEDGDIIFFKFNVSSSGKK; encoded by the exons ATGGCACctaagaaaaaggaggaggagcagaAGGTCCTGCTCGGAAG GCCCAAGAATACGCTCAAAATGGGATTAGTCGGCTTGCCCAACGTAG GCAAATCTACCACGTTCAACGTGCTGACGAAGCTGAACATCCCTGCGGAAAACTACCCCTTCTGTACCATCGAGCCGCACGAAGCGAAGGTGACGGTGGAGGACGAGCGGTTCGACTGGCTAGTGAGCCACTTCAAACCGAAGAGCAACGTGCATGCGTATCTGTCCATTTTTGACATTGCGGGTCTTGTAAAGAATGCACACCTGGGAGAAGGTCTTGGAAACAACTTTCTCTCGAACATAGCAGCAGTGGATGGAATATATCACGTCGTGCGTGCATTCGAAAACGAGGACATCATACATACGGAGGGGAACATAAACCCGGTGAGGGACATGGAGATCATAAACTCAGAGTTGATTTACAAGGACATAAATCACTGTGAGAAGAATCTGGAGGAAGTCACTAAAGTGTTAAATCGAAACAAGAAGGACAAAGTAAAGCAGAACGAACACGATGTGTTAACAACAGTGTTAAGCTTTCTGAAGGAACATAAGTGGATCAAGGATGGCAATTGGAAAAGTTCAGAAGTTGAAGTAATTAATGAGTATAATTTTTTGACTGCTAAGCCAGTGGTTTATTTGGTAAATATGAGTGAAGCAGATTTTATTCGTCAGAAGAATAAACACTTggcaaaaatttacaactGGGTACAGGAGAAGAACAAGGGAACGATCATTCCCTACTGTGCAGACATGGAGTTGAAATTACTTTCCATGAGTgaagatgagaaaaaaaattattttgaaGAAAACAAGATAAAGCAAAGTATGCTAAGTAAGATTGTAAAAACTGGCTACTACGAGATTaatttaattcatttttttacgtgtGGGCCAGATGAAGTTAAGTGTTGGACGATACGGAAGGGAACGAAGGCGCCTCAAGCCGCAGGGGTTATTCACACAGACTTTGAAAAGGGCTTCATTTGCGCAGAAGTGTATAAATATACCGACTTGGTGGAGTTCAAGTCGGAGAGCGAAGTCAAGGCGAACGGCAAGTATTTGCAGAAGGGCAAGGACTACGTCGTGGAGGACGGTGACATCATCTTCTTCAAGTTTAACGTCTCTTCGTCAGGGAAGAAGTAG
- a CDS encoding Protein pelota-like protein, translating into MKLLFRKRDNEDMAFGLVAEEDDDLWHLYNLISINDEVETVTSRKVHKDIGNNTYATEIRKMRLTLMITKVDFDSVNNSLRLSGKNIKSNDYVKMGQYHTFEIALNEKIKIKKKNWDSVYKQKLEECTNVRMNSKVAILLVSCGEAQMYLLTENLCKHIFTLSKVIKKKREKNNNSLYAKSLGAFFQQLLQQLVKNVDVEKMQCIILGGPGFFKNDFLQYVYEKSEKKNDKDVLSMKSKFLIVKTSSVNRNSVNEILSSEQIKDQVLNMKVVSHMDVLNRFYKLFDKSEEKICYGDADVRYAASLQAIESLLITDRTFRNCDVVTRKEYVAMVSNVKNSGGRVFIFPDNHTTGEQLNALTGIAAILKFPVYAPEQQNEKREDGEN; encoded by the coding sequence ATGAAGCTGCTCTTCCGGAAGCGAGACAACGAAGACATGGCCTTCGGGCTGGTGGcggaggaggacgacgatCTGTGGCATCTGTACAACCTGATTAGCATCAACGATGAAGTGGAGACCGTCACGTCGAGGAAGGTACACAAGGATATTGGGAACAACACCTACGCCACGGAAATCAGGAAAATGAGACTAACACTCATGATAACAAAGGTGGACTTCGACTCAGTCAACAACAGTCTCAGGTTATCAGGAAAAAACATCAAAAGCAACGACTACGTAAAAATGGGACAATACCATACCTTCGAAATAGCacttaatgaaaaaataaaaataaaaaaaaaaaactgggaCAGTGTGTATAAGCAAAAGTTGGAGGAATGTACCAACGTAAGGATGAATTCTAAGGTAGCCATCCTGCTGGTGAGCTGCGGAGAAGCGCAAATGTATCTCCTCACGGAAAATCTCTGTAAACATATATTCACGCTAAGTAAGGTGattaagaaaaagagagaaaagaacaataaCAGTCTATACGCAAAGTCGTTGGGCGCATTTTTCCAGCAACTGCTTCAGCAGCtggtgaaaaatgtggatgtagaaaaaatgcaatgtATCATTCTGGGTGGACCgggtttttttaaaaacgacTTTCTACAATATGTGTATGAAAAatcagaaaagaaaaatgacaaaGACGTGCTGAGCATGAAGTCCAAGTTTCTCATCGTCAAGACATCCAGCGTGAACAGAAATTCCGTCAACGAAATATTGAGCagtgaacaaataaaagacCAAGTGTTAAACATGAAGGTCGTTTCTCACATGGACGTTTTAAATCGCTTTTACAAATTGTTTGATAAaagtgaagagaaaatttgCTACGGAGATGCTGACGTGAGATATGCTGCTTCGTTGCAGGCCATCGAATCTTTGCTCATTACCGACCGGACTTTTCGGAACTGTGACGTGGTGACGAGAAAGGAGTACGTCGCCATGGTGAGTAACGTGAAGAACAGCGGTGGACGTGTGTTTATCTTTCCAGACAACCACACCACGGGCGAGCAGCTCAACGCCCTGACAGGGATTGCCGCCATTTTGAAGTTCCCCGTCTATGCGCCGGAGCAGCAAAATGAGAAGCGCGAAGACGGGGAGAATTGA